From one Streptomyces avermitilis MA-4680 = NBRC 14893 genomic stretch:
- a CDS encoding GntR family transcriptional regulator, with amino-acid sequence MPVSYRDIAADLRQQISHGRYVPGDKLPMLTELQTQYGAGYQTVRSAIALLEQEGLVIAVRRRGTIVRERPEKRRITRSRQVFRDEIGYYFDPTAQSWAALETPTLRWGIVPVDLAALMGLATGAEVFIRDRVMGDPETRKPKQLATSYLPAELARGTLLAEADTGPGGIYDRLEEMGHRPLRWSESVSARMPSPEEAEALNLPADVGVPLLRVVRVTTSPTGEVVELNDTRMSAEEFEIGYSIRRHASARLSDADEDGDEEDH; translated from the coding sequence ATGCCCGTCTCGTATCGCGACATCGCCGCTGACCTGCGACAGCAGATCAGCCACGGGCGGTACGTGCCGGGCGACAAGCTGCCGATGCTGACCGAGCTTCAGACGCAGTACGGCGCGGGCTACCAAACGGTGCGGAGCGCCATCGCTCTTCTGGAGCAAGAGGGCTTGGTCATCGCGGTACGCCGAAGAGGGACGATCGTTCGGGAACGTCCGGAGAAGCGACGCATCACCCGGTCGCGCCAGGTCTTCCGTGACGAGATCGGCTACTACTTCGACCCGACCGCCCAGTCGTGGGCGGCCCTGGAGACGCCCACCCTGCGGTGGGGCATCGTGCCGGTCGATCTCGCTGCCCTCATGGGCCTCGCCACCGGCGCCGAAGTCTTCATCCGGGACCGCGTGATGGGCGACCCCGAGACGAGGAAGCCGAAGCAGTTGGCGACCAGCTACCTGCCGGCCGAACTCGCTCGAGGAACCCTCCTCGCCGAAGCCGATACCGGCCCAGGAGGTATTTACGACCGGCTGGAGGAGATGGGACATCGACCCCTGCGCTGGAGCGAGAGCGTCTCGGCTCGCATGCCTTCCCCTGAAGAAGCCGAAGCCCTGAACCTTCCTGCCGACGTAGGCGTTCCGCTCTTGCGCGTCGTACGAGTCACGACCTCGCCCACCGGCGAAGTCGTTGAGCTCAACGACACCCGGATGAGCGCCGAAGAGTTCGAGATCGGCTACTCCATCCGTCGTCACGCCAGTGCCCGGCTCTCGGATGCGGACGAAGACGGAGACGAAGAAGACCACTGA
- a CDS encoding ATP-binding protein has protein sequence MDDMLRRTRMDDQRRSQRPALPACVPGLYVQHRDRGFVAHITASEVAFSTVRGLTVSVPMAYGAGQATADTAEWLVSELLGNAVRACGDHVPLVVEVYVTGRSVQVNVHDPAADLLPHRSAVAMDSETAESGRGLGLLDMLAPGWDVVSSPVGKQIRCHIDAK, from the coding sequence ATGGACGACATGTTGCGCCGAACCCGCATGGACGACCAGCGCCGTTCGCAACGGCCGGCGCTTCCGGCCTGCGTCCCCGGCCTGTACGTCCAGCACCGCGACCGTGGCTTCGTCGCCCACATCACGGCCTCCGAGGTCGCCTTCAGCACGGTGCGCGGTCTGACCGTGTCGGTGCCGATGGCGTACGGGGCCGGCCAGGCGACCGCCGACACCGCTGAGTGGCTCGTCTCGGAGCTGCTCGGCAACGCCGTGCGGGCCTGCGGTGATCACGTGCCGCTGGTCGTAGAGGTGTACGTCACCGGGCGCAGCGTCCAGGTGAACGTGCACGACCCCGCCGCCGATCTGCTGCCTCACCGCAGCGCGGTGGCGATGGACAGCGAGACCGCGGAGTCCGGGCGCGGCCTGGGTCTGCTGGACATGCTGGCGCCTGGCTGGGACGTCGTGTCCTCTCCGGTGGGCAAGCAGATCCGCTGCCACATCGACGCCAAGTAG
- a CDS encoding WhiB family transcriptional regulator → MKRVSVAVVRSHAYAPVSTDAIERSRAACVDEDPELFFPIGDTGPALFQIEEAKAVCRRCPLMESCLQGALERGEDAGVWGGLSEKERRSLKRREARERAAAASA, encoded by the coding sequence ATGAAGCGAGTGTCCGTCGCCGTCGTACGCAGCCACGCCTACGCGCCGGTCTCCACTGACGCGATCGAGCGGTCCCGCGCCGCCTGCGTCGATGAGGACCCCGAGCTGTTCTTCCCGATCGGCGACACCGGCCCGGCGCTGTTCCAGATCGAGGAGGCCAAGGCCGTCTGCCGTCGCTGCCCGCTCATGGAGAGCTGCCTCCAGGGTGCGCTGGAGCGGGGCGAGGACGCGGGTGTGTGGGGCGGGCTGTCCGAGAAGGAGCGCCGTTCCCTCAAGCGCCGCGAGGCCCGCGAGCGCGCTGCGGCCGCCTCCGCCTGA
- a CDS encoding DUF5999 family protein: MCTHTPTCPSATSSDREAAHVVAAHPEQGWSLLCNGVLLFEDTGELLPDGQVVAPHRHLAVVA; encoded by the coding sequence CTGTGCACGCACACCCCGACGTGTCCGTCGGCCACCAGCTCGGACCGCGAGGCCGCGCACGTCGTGGCCGCCCACCCGGAGCAGGGCTGGAGCCTGCTGTGCAACGGCGTCCTGCTCTTCGAGGACACCGGGGAGCTGCTCCCCGACGGCCAGGTCGTCGCCCCGCACCGGCACCTCGCGGTCGTGGCCTGA